A portion of the Equus quagga isolate Etosha38 chromosome 17, UCLA_HA_Equagga_1.0, whole genome shotgun sequence genome contains these proteins:
- the TMX2 gene encoding thioredoxin-related transmembrane protein 2 has protein sequence MAVLAPLIALVYSVPRLSRWLARPYYLLSALLSAAFLLVRKLPPLCHSLPTQREDGNPCDFDWREVEILMFLSAIVMMKNRRSITVEQHIGNIFMFSKVANAILFFRLDIRMGLLYITLCIVFLMTCKPPLYMGPEYIKYFNDKTIDEELERDKRVTWIVEFFANWSNDCQSFAPIYADLSLKYNCTGLNFGKVDVGRYTDVSTRYKVSTSPLTKQLPTLILFQGGKEVMRRPQIDKKGRAVSWTFSEENVIREFSLNELYQRAKKLSKAGDNIPEEQPVVPTPAAVPDGESKKEK, from the exons ATGGCGGTCCTGGCGCCTTTAATTGCTCTGGTGTATTCGGTGCCGCGACTTTCACGATGGCTGGCACGACCTTACTACCTTTTGTCAGCCCTGCTCTCGGCTGCCTTCCTACTCGTGAGGAAGCTGCCCCCGCTCTGCCACAGTCTCCCCACGCAACGCGAAGACGGCAACCCGTGTGACTTTGACTGG AGAGAAGTAGAGATCCTGATGTTCCTCAGTGCCATTGTGATGATGAAGAACCGCAGATCCA TCACTGTGGAGCAGCATATAGGCAACATCTTCATGTTTAGTAAAGTGGCCAATGCAATTCTTTTCTTCCGCCTGGATATTCGCATGGGCCTGCTTTACATCACACTCTGCATAG tGTTCCTGATGACGTGCAAGCCCCCCTTGTATATGGGCCCTGAGTATATCAAGTACTTCAATGATAAAACCATTGAT GAAGAACTGGAGCGGGACAAGAGGGTCACTTGGATTGTGGAGTTCTTTGCCAATTGGTCTAATGACTGCCAATCATTTGCTCCTATCTATGCTGACCTCTCCCTCAA GTACAACTGTACAGGGCTAAATTTTGGGAAGGTGGACGTTGGACGCTACACTGATGTTAGTACCCG GTACAAAGTGAGCACATCACCCCTCACCAAGCAGCTCCCTACCCTGATCCTGTTCCAAGGTGGCAAGGAGGTCATGCGGCGGCCACAGATTGACAAGAAAGGACGAGCTGTCTCTTGGACTTTCTCTGAG GAGAATGTGATCCGAGAATTCAGCTTGAATGAGCTCTATCAACGGGCCAAGAAGCTGTCAAAGGCTGGAGATAATATCCCTGAGGAGCAGCCTGTAGTCCCAACCCCCGCTGCAGTGCCAGATGgggaaagcaagaaggaaaaatag
- the SELENOH gene encoding selenoprotein H, with product MVWSGAPYLPPLACRVAVPGGPASGPRVRPAPRFLPRGEVLFRQRSFWPAVWRSARLCPLLRARVSTLFPPLVGSVPRRAPGAMASRGRKRKAEAAVAVAEKREKLTSGGKGMEEVTVVIEHCTSURVYGRNAAALSQALRLEAPELPVKVNPAKPRRGSFEVTLLRPDGSSAELWTGIKKGPPRKLKFPEPQEVVEELKKYLS from the exons ATGGTTTGGTCCGGTGCTCCGTACCTCCCCCCACTTGCGTGCCGCGTAGCTGTGCCCGGAGGTCCAGCCTCTGGACCACGTGTGCGCCCAGCGCCACGCTTTCTGCCGCGAGGAGAGGTTTTGTTCCGCCAGCGGAGTTTCTGGCCTGCGGTTTGGCGCTCGGCGCGGCTCTGTCCGCTGCTCCGTGCCCGCGTCTCCACCCTGTTCCCGCCCTTGGTCGGCTCGGTTCCCCGTCGGGCTCCAGGCGCCATGGCTTCCCGCGGGAGGAAGCGGAAGGCCGAGGCGGCGGTCGCAGTGGCCGAGAAGCGAGAGAAGCTGACCAGCGGCGGCAAGGGAATGGAGGAGGTGACGGTCGTTATCGAGCATTG CACGAGCTGACGCGTCTACGGGCGCAACGCCGCGGCCCTGAGCCAGGCGCTGCGCCTGGAGGCCCCCGAGCTTCCAGTGAAGGTGAACCCTGCCAAGCCCAGAAGGGGCAGCTTCGAGGTGACGCTGCTGCGCCCGGACGGCAGCA GTGCGGAGCTCTGGACTGGGATTAAGAAGGGGCCCCCGCGCAAACTCAAGTTCCCTGAGCCTCAAGAGGTGGTGGAAGAGCTGAAGAAGTACCTTTCGTAG